One Erythrobacter sp. SDW2 genomic region harbors:
- a CDS encoding polyprenyl synthetase family protein has translation MAEMQVVDNDAAKLADALDRIARDVDAVFDALLPVPADTRARLVEAMRYAAMDGGKRVRPLLLVSVAEMLGVGRDRALRAACAVESIHVYSLIHDDLPCMDDDDLRRGRPTTHKAFDEATAVLAGDSLHALAFEILTDEETTTDPFTQAELVRCLATASGMDGMAGGQMMDMAAESADYDLRTITRLQQLKTGALLAASVEMGAIMGKLPPEGRAPLRAYARDIGLAFQIADDLLDAEGDEEKAGKALRKDDEQGKQTFVTLMGIDGARNQARALVEQAVGHLAPYGEDAVVLRALARYIVERDH, from the coding sequence ATGGCTGAGATGCAGGTGGTCGATAATGACGCGGCCAAGCTGGCAGATGCCCTCGATCGCATTGCGCGCGATGTCGATGCCGTGTTTGACGCACTCCTGCCCGTACCGGCCGACACCCGGGCCAGGCTGGTCGAGGCGATGCGCTATGCCGCGATGGACGGCGGCAAGCGGGTGCGCCCCTTGTTGCTGGTGTCTGTCGCGGAAATGCTCGGTGTCGGGCGTGACCGGGCGCTGCGGGCGGCCTGCGCGGTCGAATCGATCCATGTCTATTCGCTGATCCATGACGATCTGCCGTGCATGGACGATGATGACCTGCGGCGCGGCAGGCCGACTACGCACAAGGCGTTCGATGAAGCGACTGCGGTGCTGGCGGGCGATTCTCTGCACGCGCTGGCGTTCGAAATCCTCACTGACGAGGAGACCACGACCGATCCCTTTACCCAGGCAGAACTGGTCCGCTGCCTTGCTACCGCCAGCGGGATGGACGGCATGGCGGGCGGTCAGATGATGGACATGGCGGCAGAGAGCGCCGACTATGACCTGCGCACCATTACCCGGTTGCAACAGCTCAAGACCGGCGCGCTGCTGGCGGCCTCGGTCGAGATGGGTGCAATCATGGGCAAGCTGCCGCCCGAAGGCCGTGCACCGTTGCGCGCTTATGCCCGCGATATCGGCCTCGCTTTCCAGATCGCCGACGACCTGCTCGATGCCGAGGGCGACGAGGAAAAGGCGGGCAAGGCGCTGCGCAAGGATGACGAGCAGGGCAAGCAGACGTTCGTGACCCTGATGGGCATCGACGGTGCACGCAATCAGGCACGTGCGCTGGTCGAACAAGCCGTCGGCCACCTCGCGCCCTATGGCGAGGATGCGGTGGTTCTGCGCGCGCTGGCACGATATATTGTGGAGAGGGACCACTGA
- a CDS encoding Coq4 family protein: MSLLERPLVHPDRKVTGFRPFKALKHFGKLVQDKEDTEQVFHIIDALKSKKSLRQMEQFLATDEARALLERNEELPALLDDHARWMSCAPNSLARRYVEFMEREQLTAKGLVEESYRFKPKEERHADLYEWYIERLRDTHDLFHVLTGYSRDGLGELCLLGFSYEQNHSPGVLFITLMGARQTKKESGLSEPVDAAIREGRRLGREAKKLAHADLLSMLPEDIDEVRRKLNIGTPHAYYRCFEMFRQINPQYGTLEERLAQAA; encoded by the coding sequence ATGTCGTTGCTCGAGCGTCCGCTTGTCCATCCCGATCGCAAGGTAACCGGCTTCCGTCCGTTCAAGGCACTGAAGCATTTCGGCAAGCTGGTGCAGGACAAGGAAGACACCGAGCAGGTGTTCCATATCATCGACGCACTCAAGTCGAAGAAGAGCCTCCGCCAGATGGAACAGTTCCTCGCCACCGACGAGGCCCGTGCCCTGTTGGAACGCAACGAGGAACTCCCCGCATTGCTTGATGACCATGCCCGCTGGATGTCCTGCGCACCCAATTCGCTGGCGCGTCGCTATGTCGAATTCATGGAGCGCGAGCAGTTGACCGCCAAGGGACTGGTCGAGGAGAGCTATCGCTTCAAGCCGAAGGAGGAGCGTCACGCCGACCTCTACGAATGGTATATCGAGCGGCTGCGCGACACGCATGACCTGTTCCACGTCCTGACCGGCTACAGCCGCGACGGGCTGGGCGAGCTGTGCCTGCTCGGCTTCAGCTACGAACAGAACCATTCACCCGGCGTGCTGTTCATCACACTGATGGGCGCGCGCCAGACCAAGAAGGAAAGCGGGCTGTCGGAACCCGTGGATGCAGCGATCCGCGAAGGGCGCAGGCTGGGCCGGGAGGCTAAAAAGCTGGCCCATGCCGACCTGCTGTCGATGCTCCCGGAGGATATCGACGAGGTCCGCCGCAAGCTCAACATCGGCACGCCGCACGCCTATTACCGCTGCTTCGAGATGTTCCGGCAGATCAACCCGCAATACGGCACGCTGGAGGAACGGTTGGCCCAGGCCGCCTAA
- a CDS encoding DUF2177 family protein, producing MTWVIAYIATAVVFGILDAIWLNWAGENFYRPALGDILADQFRMGAAVPFYLMYVAGIVWFAVRPGLDGGLGAAALNGALLGALCYATFDLTNQVIMKTWPTYVTVTDIFWGAFATCVAATAATWAVGRFA from the coding sequence ATGACCTGGGTCATCGCCTATATCGCCACCGCCGTCGTGTTCGGCATTCTCGACGCCATCTGGCTCAATTGGGCCGGCGAGAATTTCTATCGCCCGGCGCTGGGCGATATTCTTGCCGACCAGTTTCGCATGGGTGCAGCCGTGCCGTTCTACCTGATGTACGTCGCGGGCATTGTGTGGTTCGCGGTTCGCCCCGGGTTGGATGGTGGCCTGGGTGCGGCGGCACTCAACGGCGCACTGCTCGGGGCGTTGTGTTACGCGACATTCGACCTTACCAATCAGGTTATCATGAAGACCTGGCCGACCTATGTCACTGTGACCGATATCTTCTGGGGGGCGTTCGCCACCTGTGTTGCGGCGACAGCGGCGACCTGGGCAGTTGGAAGATTTGCCTGA
- a CDS encoding DUF3052 family protein has product MASGYSGTPLAKKLSLRDGQRCWFHAMPEHVQDEIDEYALELTFVADPAEGIDAAHVFTTRRAELGVLLASLRHQIAKDGQIWVSWPKKTAKVETDITEDTIRELCLPLGLVDTKVCAIDETWSGLKLVIRKEQR; this is encoded by the coding sequence GTGGCCTCGGGCTACTCCGGCACGCCGCTGGCCAAGAAGCTGAGCCTGCGCGACGGGCAGCGGTGCTGGTTCCACGCCATGCCCGAACATGTGCAGGACGAGATCGACGAATATGCGCTGGAGCTGACCTTTGTCGCCGATCCCGCAGAGGGGATCGATGCGGCGCATGTCTTCACCACGCGCCGCGCAGAACTGGGCGTACTGCTCGCAAGCCTGCGCCACCAGATCGCCAAGGACGGCCAGATCTGGGTCAGCTGGCCCAAGAAGACCGCCAAGGTCGAGACCGACATCACCGAAGACACGATCCGCGAGCTGTGTCTGCCCTTGGGCTTGGTCGATACCAAGGTCTGCGCCATCGACGAGACCTGGTCCGGCCTCAAGCTCGTGATCCGCAAGGAACAGCGTTAG
- a CDS encoding TetR/AcrR family transcriptional regulator, which produces MNNQGQKSGREATRRHLLEVFNRLMLEGDAPRPPVAKIIAEAGVSRSTFYDHFDGVEALLNESLAGLLGQIADCLTGLQTFQWLAWLVGHINGNRPMAREFLTGPRGERAEAELARAVSQRLEWEQDTRLAGILVGGTVIAALGAWVSGRIAASPQDMAASLHRSATAILDARP; this is translated from the coding sequence ATGAACAATCAGGGGCAAAAGTCCGGTCGCGAGGCAACGCGGCGGCATTTGCTCGAAGTGTTCAACCGCCTGATGCTGGAAGGCGATGCGCCCCGACCACCGGTGGCGAAGATCATCGCCGAGGCGGGCGTGTCACGTTCGACCTTCTACGATCATTTCGACGGGGTCGAGGCCTTGCTCAACGAGAGCCTCGCCGGGCTGCTGGGCCAAATCGCCGATTGCCTGACCGGATTGCAGACATTCCAATGGCTCGCATGGCTGGTCGGGCATATCAATGGGAACCGCCCGATGGCCCGTGAATTCCTGACCGGGCCGCGCGGCGAGCGGGCCGAGGCGGAGCTGGCACGCGCTGTCTCTCAGCGATTGGAGTGGGAGCAGGACACGCGTCTCGCCGGTATCCTAGTCGGCGGGACTGTCATCGCCGCGCTCGGCGCATGGGTCTCGGGACGGATTGCCGCCAGCCCACAGGACATGGCCGCCAGCCTGCACCGCAGCGCGACGGCTATCCTCGACGCGCGGCCTTAG
- a CDS encoding exodeoxyribonuclease VII small subunit, producing the protein MLRGMEEAPTTDTAKISELSFEDALRALEQVVRQLESGDVALDQSIALYERGEALRRHCQARLDAAQARIEAIVQDARGQAIGTRPFDSDG; encoded by the coding sequence ATGCTGCGCGGCATGGAAGAGGCACCAACCACCGACACGGCGAAAATTTCCGAATTGAGTTTCGAGGACGCATTGCGCGCCTTGGAGCAGGTTGTACGCCAGTTGGAAAGCGGCGATGTCGCGCTCGACCAGTCGATTGCGTTGTACGAGCGCGGCGAGGCGCTCCGCCGGCATTGCCAGGCTCGGCTCGATGCGGCGCAGGCCCGGATCGAGGCCATCGTGCAGGATGCCCGCGGTCAGGCCATCGGCACCCGCCCGTTCGATTCCGATGGCTGA
- the purL gene encoding phosphoribosylformylglycinamidine synthase subunit PurL, translating into MPSTTESITPEIVEQHGLSPEEYERVLHALGREPNLVELGIFSVMWSEHCSYKSSRLHLKKLPTEAPWVICGPGENAGVIDIGDGQAAIFKMESHNHPSYIEPYQGAATGVGGILRDVFTMGARPVANANALRFGRPEHPKMQHLVKGVVAGIGGYGNCVGVPTVAGETNFHPAYDGNILVNAMTVGVADADRIFYSAATGVGNPIVYVGSKTGRDGIHGATMASADFGEDAEAKRPTVQVGDPFTEKLLIEACLELMATDAIVAIQDMGAAGLTSSSVEMATNGKAGIRLDMNKVPCREEGMTPYEMMLSESQERMLMVLKPGKEAMAEAIFRKWELDFAVIGEVTDTSHMVLEFDGEVVCDIPLGPLAADAPLYDRPYLSKEEYKTWAEVAPLGDVPESTDICADLLKLMGTPALASRRWISEQYDSQVGADTLQTGGDAGVVRVHGTKKALAITTDCTPRYVFADPYEGGKQAIAEAFRNLCAVGAKPLAVTNCLNFANPQRPEIMSQLVHALEGMGDACRALDFPIVSGNVSLYNESKATGGGSAILPTPAIGGVGIIEDYAKMMTMGFRAEGEFIAAIGPHYPEIGQSLWLREIHGLEAGDPPQVDLRDERLNGEIIRKLIAEGKVTAVHDISDGGLAVALAEMALASGVGAKVDAMTSTFAFNESQARYLVTYRNEGDLDRAEVPFEKIGVTGGDAVKIGSGSVSIADLREAHIRFFRDWMEA; encoded by the coding sequence ATGCCCAGCACCACCGAATCGATCACGCCCGAAATCGTCGAACAGCACGGTTTGAGCCCCGAGGAATACGAGCGCGTGCTGCACGCACTAGGGCGGGAACCGAACCTGGTCGAGCTCGGTATCTTTTCGGTCATGTGGTCGGAGCATTGCAGCTACAAGAGCTCGCGCTTGCACCTGAAGAAACTGCCGACCGAGGCACCGTGGGTGATCTGCGGCCCAGGCGAAAATGCCGGCGTGATCGATATTGGTGACGGGCAAGCTGCCATCTTCAAGATGGAGAGCCACAACCACCCGAGCTATATCGAGCCCTATCAGGGCGCGGCGACCGGCGTCGGCGGCATCCTGCGCGATGTCTTCACCATGGGCGCGCGCCCGGTGGCCAACGCCAACGCCCTGCGCTTCGGCCGGCCCGAGCATCCCAAGATGCAGCACCTGGTCAAGGGCGTGGTCGCGGGCATCGGCGGCTATGGCAATTGCGTCGGGGTGCCGACGGTCGCGGGCGAGACCAATTTCCACCCCGCCTATGACGGCAATATCCTCGTCAATGCGATGACCGTCGGTGTCGCCGATGCTGACAGGATCTTCTATTCTGCCGCCACTGGCGTGGGCAATCCGATCGTCTATGTCGGCAGCAAGACCGGGCGTGACGGGATCCACGGCGCGACCATGGCAAGCGCGGATTTCGGCGAGGATGCCGAGGCCAAACGGCCGACCGTGCAGGTGGGCGATCCCTTCACCGAGAAGCTGCTGATCGAGGCCTGCCTCGAACTGATGGCGACCGACGCGATCGTCGCGATCCAGGACATGGGCGCGGCGGGCCTGACCAGCTCCTCGGTCGAAATGGCGACCAACGGCAAGGCCGGAATCCGGCTCGACATGAACAAGGTGCCTTGCCGCGAAGAAGGCATGACGCCTTATGAAATGATGCTGAGCGAGAGCCAGGAGCGGATGCTCATGGTGCTGAAGCCCGGCAAGGAAGCCATGGCCGAGGCGATCTTCAGGAAGTGGGAGCTCGATTTCGCGGTCATCGGCGAAGTCACCGACACAAGCCACATGGTTCTCGAGTTCGACGGCGAAGTGGTGTGCGACATCCCGCTCGGCCCGCTTGCGGCTGACGCCCCGTTGTATGACCGGCCCTACCTCTCCAAGGAAGAATACAAGACCTGGGCTGAGGTAGCGCCATTGGGCGATGTGCCCGAAAGCACCGACATTTGCGCCGACCTGCTCAAGCTTATGGGCACCCCCGCCCTCGCCTCGCGCCGGTGGATTTCGGAGCAGTATGACAGCCAGGTCGGGGCCGACACGCTCCAGACCGGCGGCGATGCCGGTGTGGTCCGCGTCCACGGCACGAAAAAGGCACTGGCGATCACCACCGATTGCACCCCGCGCTATGTCTTTGCCGACCCCTACGAGGGCGGGAAGCAGGCCATTGCCGAAGCTTTTCGCAACCTCTGCGCCGTGGGCGCGAAGCCGCTGGCGGTGACCAACTGCCTCAACTTCGCCAACCCGCAGCGGCCCGAAATCATGAGCCAGCTGGTCCATGCGCTGGAGGGCATGGGCGATGCCTGCCGCGCGCTCGACTTCCCGATCGTGAGCGGCAATGTCAGCCTCTACAACGAGAGCAAGGCTACCGGCGGCGGCTCGGCGATCTTGCCCACCCCGGCCATCGGGGGGGTCGGCATCATCGAAGACTACGCCAAGATGATGACCATGGGCTTCAGGGCCGAAGGCGAATTCATTGCGGCGATCGGCCCGCACTATCCTGAAATCGGCCAGTCGCTGTGGCTGCGCGAGATCCATGGGCTGGAGGCGGGCGACCCGCCGCAGGTCGATCTGCGCGACGAACGGCTTAACGGCGAGATCATCCGCAAGCTGATCGCCGAAGGCAAGGTCACCGCCGTCCACGACATCAGCGATGGCGGGCTTGCGGTGGCGCTGGCGGAAATGGCGCTGGCGAGCGGGGTCGGTGCGAAAGTGGACGCGATGACCAGCACCTTCGCCTTCAACGAGAGCCAGGCGCGCTATCTCGTCACTTATCGCAACGAAGGCGATCTCGACCGCGCCGAAGTGCCGTTCGAGAAGATCGGCGTGACCGGCGGCGATGCGGTGAAGATCGGTAGCGGCTCGGTCAGCATCGCCGATCTGCGCGAAGCCCATATCCGCTTCTTTCGCGACTGGATGGAAGCCTGA